A window of the Lolium perenne isolate Kyuss_39 chromosome 7, Kyuss_2.0, whole genome shotgun sequence genome harbors these coding sequences:
- the LOC127312694 gene encoding cell division cycle protein 27 homolog B isoform X6 — METLMVDRVHASLRLFMNRNAVFLCERLCAQFPAETNVQLLATCYLHNNQPYAAYHILKGKKLPESRYLFAISCFRMNLLREAEETLCPVNEPNVEVPSGATGHYLLGLIYRYTGRVAPAAEQFTQALTLDPLLWAAYEELCILGVAEDANECFSEATALRLQQEHTSTSNLEKSNFVNENRVLSSNVSASLVDISPKQIKQLHANNTAEVPGYPHLRATALHVQNSVPSNVGQFDSPSPTVTQQTSGIVPPPLFRNVHAYQNTIIGDAPAKPKMNAVNQPLRRKYLDEARLKKPFQVTGRLFNQSSESIPRRSARLSRDTPINSNSNISQFGGNGTDHSSGKLRVNSSTSSKLCSTERSVQVRKGKPRATENFDEGSRYEAVDEMWTDNIAATSSSVSIAEGRCFEQDKPERILSQDSKLVTGIRELLGLLRTLGEGYRLSCLFKCQEALEVYRKLPEPQFNTGWVLCQVGKAYFELVDYLEANHFFELAHRLSPCTLEGMDIYSTVLYHLNEEMRISYLAQELISVDRLSPQAWCAVGNCFALRKDHETALKNFQRAVQIDPRVAYAHTLCGHEYSALEDYENSVKFYRCALQVDERHYNAWYGLGVVYLRQEKFEFAEHHFRRAFQINPRSSVLMCYLGMALHALKRNEDALEMMDKAIFSDKKNPLPKYQKALILVGLKKYPEALDELERLREIAPRESSMYALMGKIYKQLNILDKAVFCFGTALDLKPPAADLAIIKAAMEKVHLPDDLIEDDL, encoded by the exons GTAAGAAGTTGCCGGAGTCTCGgtacttgtttgctatatcatgcTTTCGAATGAACCTCTTGCGGGAAGCTGAAGAAACTCTATGTCCAGTCAATGAACCAAACGTTGAG GTTCCAAGTGGTGCGACAGGACATTACCTTCTTGGATTAATTTACAG GTACACTGGCAGAGTGGCACCAGCAGCTGAGCAATTTACACAAGCTTTGACTCTAGACCCTCTTTTATGGGCAGCATACGAGGAATTGTGTATACTAG GTGTTGCTGAAGATGCAAATGAATGTTTCAGCGAAGCAACTGCTCTACGTCTCCAGCAGGAACACACATCGACATCAAATTTGGAGAAGTCAAACTTTGTCAATGAAAACCGGGTTCTATCTTCTAATGTATCAGCCAGCCTCGTGGATATCAGCCCAAAGCAAATAAAACAACTGCATGCTAACAACACAGCTGAAGTACCTGGTTATCCTCATTTAAGAGCAACTGCATTGCATGTGCAGAACAGTGTACCATCTAATGTAGGACAGTTTGATAGCCCATCACCAACTGTAACACAG CAGACTTCTGGTATTGTTCCACCACCACTGTTTAGGAATGTCCATGCCTATCAGAATACAATTATTGGTGATGCTCCAGCCAAACCAAAGATGAATGCAGTGAACCAACCACTGAGAAGAAAATACCTGGATGAAGCAAGACTGAAGAAG CCTTTTCAGGTTACTGGAAGGCTCTTTAATCAGAGTAGTGAGTCAATACCTCGAAGAAGTGCAAGACTTTCTAGGGATACACCaataaattcaaattcaaatatatcTCAGTTTGGAGGGAATGGAACAGATCATTCGTCAGGTAAATTGCGAGTAAACTCGTCCACATCATCAAAATTGTGTTCAACAGAACGTTCCGTGCAAGTTAGGAAAGGAAAGCCACGGGCTACAGAAAATTTTGACGAAG GAAGCAGGTATGAAGCTGTTGACGAGATGTGGACAGATAATATAGCAGCAACCTCATCTTCTGTAAGTATAGCTGAAGGAAGATGCTTTGAGCAAGATAAACCTGAGCGAATCCTGTCAcaagactccaaattggtgactGGTATCAGAGAGCTATTGGGACTTCTGCGGACACTTGGGGAAGGCTATAGGCTATCATGCTTGTTTAAGTGCCAG GAAGCACTAGAGGTCTATAGAAAACTCCCAGAGCCACAATTTAATACTGGATGGGTTTTATGCCAG GTTGGGAAGGCATATTTTGAACTGGTGGATTATTTAGAAGCTAATCATTTCTTTGAGTTAGCGCATCGATTATCACCCTGCACATTGGAGGGAATGGACATCTACTCTACTGTTCTTTAT CATTTGAATGAGGAGATGCGGATAAGTTACCTTGCTCAAGAGCTTATTTCTGTTGATCGACTATCTCCTCAAGCATG GTGTGCAGTGGGAAATTGCTTTGCATTGCGTAAAGATCATGAGACTGCTCTGAAAAACTTCCAGCGTGCTGTACAGATTGACCCGAGAGTTGCATACGCTCACACTCTATGTGGTCACGA ATATTCTGCATTGGAGGATTACGAGAACAGTGTTAAATTCTACCGATGTGCACTTCAGGTGGATGAAAGGCACTACAATGCCTGGTATGGGCTTGGAGTGGTGTACCTTCGCCAGGAAAAGTTCGAGTTTGCAGAGCATCATTTCAGAAGGGCATTTCAGATAAATCCTCGGTCTTCTGTTCTTATGTGCTATCTTGGGATGGCCTTACATGCTCTAAAG AGGAATGAGGATGCACTGGAGATGATGGATAAAGCTATATTTTCTGATAAGAAGAATCCGCTTCCCAAGTATCAGAAAGCTTTAATTCTGGTAGGCCTTAAAAAATATCCGGAAGCTCTGGATGAGTTGGAGCGGCTAAGAGAGATTGCACCTCGTGAGAGTAGTATGTATGCACTTATGGGGAAGATATACAAGCAACTAAATATTCTCGACAAGGCTGTATTTTGTTTCGGCACTGCCCTAGATTTGAAACCTCCCGCTGCTGACCTTGCTATAATCAAG GCTGCAATGGAGAAAGTACACCTTCCAGATGATCTGATCGAGGATGACCTGTAA
- the LOC127312694 gene encoding cell division cycle protein 27 homolog B isoform X4 → METLMVDRVHASLRLFMNRNAVFLCERLCAQFPAETNVQLLATCYLHNNQPYAAYHILKGKKLPESRYLFAISCFRMNLLREAEETLCPVNEPNVEVPSGATGHYLLGLIYRYTGRVAPAAEQFTQALTLDPLLWAAYEELCILGVAEDANECFSEATALRLQQEHTSTSNLEKSNFVNENRVLSSNVSASLVDISPKQIKQLHANNTAEVPGYPHLRATALHVQNSVPSNVGQFDSPSPTVTQQTSGIVPPPLFRNVHAYQNTIIGDAPAKPKMNAVNQPLRRKYLDEARLKKPFQVTGRLFNQSSESIPRRSARLSRDTPINSNSNISQFGGNGTDHSSGSRYEAVDEMWTDNIAATSSSVSIAEGRCFEQDKPERILSQDSKLVTGIRELLGLLRTLGEGYRLSCLFKCQEALEVYRKLPEPQFNTGWVLCQVGKAYFELVDYLEANHFFELAHRLSPCTLEGMDIYSTVLYHLNEEMRISYLAQELISVDRLSPQAWCAVGNCFALRKDHETALKNFQRAVQIDPRVAYAHTLCGHEYSALEDYENSVKFYRCALQVDERHYNAWYGLGVVYLRQEKFEFAEHHFRRAFQINPRSSVLMCYLGMALHALKRNEDALEMMDKAIFSDKKNPLPKYQKALILVGLKKYPEALDELERLREIAPRESSMYALMGKIYKQLNILDKAVFCFGTALDLKPPAADLAIIKAAMEKVHLPDDLIEDDL, encoded by the exons GTAAGAAGTTGCCGGAGTCTCGgtacttgtttgctatatcatgcTTTCGAATGAACCTCTTGCGGGAAGCTGAAGAAACTCTATGTCCAGTCAATGAACCAAACGTTGAG GTTCCAAGTGGTGCGACAGGACATTACCTTCTTGGATTAATTTACAG GTACACTGGCAGAGTGGCACCAGCAGCTGAGCAATTTACACAAGCTTTGACTCTAGACCCTCTTTTATGGGCAGCATACGAGGAATTGTGTATACTAG GTGTTGCTGAAGATGCAAATGAATGTTTCAGCGAAGCAACTGCTCTACGTCTCCAGCAGGAACACACATCGACATCAAATTTGGAGAAGTCAAACTTTGTCAATGAAAACCGGGTTCTATCTTCTAATGTATCAGCCAGCCTCGTGGATATCAGCCCAAAGCAAATAAAACAACTGCATGCTAACAACACAGCTGAAGTACCTGGTTATCCTCATTTAAGAGCAACTGCATTGCATGTGCAGAACAGTGTACCATCTAATGTAGGACAGTTTGATAGCCCATCACCAACTGTAACACAG CAGACTTCTGGTATTGTTCCACCACCACTGTTTAGGAATGTCCATGCCTATCAGAATACAATTATTGGTGATGCTCCAGCCAAACCAAAGATGAATGCAGTGAACCAACCACTGAGAAGAAAATACCTGGATGAAGCAAGACTGAAGAAG CCTTTTCAGGTTACTGGAAGGCTCTTTAATCAGAGTAGTGAGTCAATACCTCGAAGAAGTGCAAGACTTTCTAGGGATACACCaataaattcaaattcaaatatatcTCAGTTTGGAGGGAATGGAACAGATCATTCGTCAG GAAGCAGGTATGAAGCTGTTGACGAGATGTGGACAGATAATATAGCAGCAACCTCATCTTCTGTAAGTATAGCTGAAGGAAGATGCTTTGAGCAAGATAAACCTGAGCGAATCCTGTCAcaagactccaaattggtgactGGTATCAGAGAGCTATTGGGACTTCTGCGGACACTTGGGGAAGGCTATAGGCTATCATGCTTGTTTAAGTGCCAG GAAGCACTAGAGGTCTATAGAAAACTCCCAGAGCCACAATTTAATACTGGATGGGTTTTATGCCAG GTTGGGAAGGCATATTTTGAACTGGTGGATTATTTAGAAGCTAATCATTTCTTTGAGTTAGCGCATCGATTATCACCCTGCACATTGGAGGGAATGGACATCTACTCTACTGTTCTTTAT CATTTGAATGAGGAGATGCGGATAAGTTACCTTGCTCAAGAGCTTATTTCTGTTGATCGACTATCTCCTCAAGCATG GTGTGCAGTGGGAAATTGCTTTGCATTGCGTAAAGATCATGAGACTGCTCTGAAAAACTTCCAGCGTGCTGTACAGATTGACCCGAGAGTTGCATACGCTCACACTCTATGTGGTCACGA ATATTCTGCATTGGAGGATTACGAGAACAGTGTTAAATTCTACCGATGTGCACTTCAGGTGGATGAAAGGCACTACAATGCCTGGTATGGGCTTGGAGTGGTGTACCTTCGCCAGGAAAAGTTCGAGTTTGCAGAGCATCATTTCAGAAGGGCATTTCAGATAAATCCTCGGTCTTCTGTTCTTATGTGCTATCTTGGGATGGCCTTACATGCTCTAAAG AGGAATGAGGATGCACTGGAGATGATGGATAAAGCTATATTTTCTGATAAGAAGAATCCGCTTCCCAAGTATCAGAAAGCTTTAATTCTGGTAGGCCTTAAAAAATATCCGGAAGCTCTGGATGAGTTGGAGCGGCTAAGAGAGATTGCACCTCGTGAGAGTAGTATGTATGCACTTATGGGGAAGATATACAAGCAACTAAATATTCTCGACAAGGCTGTATTTTGTTTCGGCACTGCCCTAGATTTGAAACCTCCCGCTGCTGACCTTGCTATAATCAAG GCTGCAATGGAGAAAGTACACCTTCCAGATGATCTGATCGAGGATGACCTGTAA
- the LOC127312694 gene encoding cell division cycle protein 27 homolog B isoform X1, with protein METLMVDRVHASLRLFMNRNAVFLCERLCAQFPAETNVQLLATCYLHNNQPYAAYHILKGKKLPESRYLFAISCFRMNLLREAEETLCPVNEPNVEVPSGATGHYLLGLIYRYTGRVAPAAEQFTQALTLDPLLWAAYEELCILGVAEDANECFSEATALRLQQEHTSTSNLEKSNFVNENRVLSSNVSASLVDISPKQIKQLHANNTAEVPGYPHLRATALHVQNSVPSNVGQFDSPSPTVTQTSGIVPPPLFRNVHAYQNTIIGDAPAKPKMNAVNQPLRRKYLDEARLKKPFQVTGRLFNQSSESIPRRSARLSRDTPINSNSNISQFGGNGTDHSSGKLRVNSSTSSKLCSTERSVQVRKGKPRATENFDEGSRYEAVDEMWTDNIAATSSSVSIAEGRCFEQDKPERILSQDSKLVTGIRELLGLLRTLGEGYRLSCLFKCQEALEVYRKLPEPQFNTGWVLCQVGKAYFELVDYLEANHFFELAHRLSPCTLEGMDIYSTVLYHLNEEMRISYLAQELISVDRLSPQAWCAVGNCFALRKDHETALKNFQRAVQIDPRVAYAHTLCGHEYSALEDYENSVKFYRCALQVDERHYNAWYGLGVVYLRQEKFEFAEHHFRRAFQINPRSSVLMCYLGMALHALKRNEDALEMMDKAIFSDKKNPLPKYQKALILVGLKKYPEALDELERLREIAPRESSMYALMGKIYKQLNILDKAVFCFGTALDLKPPAADLAIIKAAMEKVHLPDDLIEDDL; from the exons GTAAGAAGTTGCCGGAGTCTCGgtacttgtttgctatatcatgcTTTCGAATGAACCTCTTGCGGGAAGCTGAAGAAACTCTATGTCCAGTCAATGAACCAAACGTTGAG GTTCCAAGTGGTGCGACAGGACATTACCTTCTTGGATTAATTTACAG GTACACTGGCAGAGTGGCACCAGCAGCTGAGCAATTTACACAAGCTTTGACTCTAGACCCTCTTTTATGGGCAGCATACGAGGAATTGTGTATACTAG GTGTTGCTGAAGATGCAAATGAATGTTTCAGCGAAGCAACTGCTCTACGTCTCCAGCAGGAACACACATCGACATCAAATTTGGAGAAGTCAAACTTTGTCAATGAAAACCGGGTTCTATCTTCTAATGTATCAGCCAGCCTCGTGGATATCAGCCCAAAGCAAATAAAACAACTGCATGCTAACAACACAGCTGAAGTACCTGGTTATCCTCATTTAAGAGCAACTGCATTGCATGTGCAGAACAGTGTACCATCTAATGTAGGACAGTTTGATAGCCCATCACCAACTGTAACACAG ACTTCTGGTATTGTTCCACCACCACTGTTTAGGAATGTCCATGCCTATCAGAATACAATTATTGGTGATGCTCCAGCCAAACCAAAGATGAATGCAGTGAACCAACCACTGAGAAGAAAATACCTGGATGAAGCAAGACTGAAGAAG CCTTTTCAGGTTACTGGAAGGCTCTTTAATCAGAGTAGTGAGTCAATACCTCGAAGAAGTGCAAGACTTTCTAGGGATACACCaataaattcaaattcaaatatatcTCAGTTTGGAGGGAATGGAACAGATCATTCGTCAGGTAAATTGCGAGTAAACTCGTCCACATCATCAAAATTGTGTTCAACAGAACGTTCCGTGCAAGTTAGGAAAGGAAAGCCACGGGCTACAGAAAATTTTGACGAAG GAAGCAGGTATGAAGCTGTTGACGAGATGTGGACAGATAATATAGCAGCAACCTCATCTTCTGTAAGTATAGCTGAAGGAAGATGCTTTGAGCAAGATAAACCTGAGCGAATCCTGTCAcaagactccaaattggtgactGGTATCAGAGAGCTATTGGGACTTCTGCGGACACTTGGGGAAGGCTATAGGCTATCATGCTTGTTTAAGTGCCAG GAAGCACTAGAGGTCTATAGAAAACTCCCAGAGCCACAATTTAATACTGGATGGGTTTTATGCCAG GTTGGGAAGGCATATTTTGAACTGGTGGATTATTTAGAAGCTAATCATTTCTTTGAGTTAGCGCATCGATTATCACCCTGCACATTGGAGGGAATGGACATCTACTCTACTGTTCTTTAT CATTTGAATGAGGAGATGCGGATAAGTTACCTTGCTCAAGAGCTTATTTCTGTTGATCGACTATCTCCTCAAGCATG GTGTGCAGTGGGAAATTGCTTTGCATTGCGTAAAGATCATGAGACTGCTCTGAAAAACTTCCAGCGTGCTGTACAGATTGACCCGAGAGTTGCATACGCTCACACTCTATGTGGTCACGA ATATTCTGCATTGGAGGATTACGAGAACAGTGTTAAATTCTACCGATGTGCACTTCAGGTGGATGAAAGGCACTACAATGCCTGGTATGGGCTTGGAGTGGTGTACCTTCGCCAGGAAAAGTTCGAGTTTGCAGAGCATCATTTCAGAAGGGCATTTCAGATAAATCCTCGGTCTTCTGTTCTTATGTGCTATCTTGGGATGGCCTTACATGCTCTAAAG AGGAATGAGGATGCACTGGAGATGATGGATAAAGCTATATTTTCTGATAAGAAGAATCCGCTTCCCAAGTATCAGAAAGCTTTAATTCTGGTAGGCCTTAAAAAATATCCGGAAGCTCTGGATGAGTTGGAGCGGCTAAGAGAGATTGCACCTCGTGAGAGTAGTATGTATGCACTTATGGGGAAGATATACAAGCAACTAAATATTCTCGACAAGGCTGTATTTTGTTTCGGCACTGCCCTAGATTTGAAACCTCCCGCTGCTGACCTTGCTATAATCAAG GCTGCAATGGAGAAAGTACACCTTCCAGATGATCTGATCGAGGATGACCTGTAA
- the LOC127312694 gene encoding cell division cycle protein 27 homolog B isoform X2, whose product METLMVDRVHASLRLFMNRNAVFLCERLCAQFPAETNVQLLATCYLHNNQPYAAYHILKGKKLPESRYLFAISCFRMNLLREAEETLCPVNEPNVEVPSGATGHYLLGLIYRYTGRVAPAAEQFTQALTLDPLLWAAYEELCILGVAEDANECFSEATALRLQQEHTSTSNLEKSNFVNENRVLSSNVSASLVDISPKQIKQLHANNTAEVPGYPHLRATALHVQNSVPSNVGQFDSPSPTVTQQTSGIVPPPLFRNVHAYQNTIIGDAPAKPKMNAVNQPLRRKYLDEARLKKVTGRLFNQSSESIPRRSARLSRDTPINSNSNISQFGGNGTDHSSGKLRVNSSTSSKLCSTERSVQVRKGKPRATENFDEGSRYEAVDEMWTDNIAATSSSVSIAEGRCFEQDKPERILSQDSKLVTGIRELLGLLRTLGEGYRLSCLFKCQEALEVYRKLPEPQFNTGWVLCQVGKAYFELVDYLEANHFFELAHRLSPCTLEGMDIYSTVLYHLNEEMRISYLAQELISVDRLSPQAWCAVGNCFALRKDHETALKNFQRAVQIDPRVAYAHTLCGHEYSALEDYENSVKFYRCALQVDERHYNAWYGLGVVYLRQEKFEFAEHHFRRAFQINPRSSVLMCYLGMALHALKRNEDALEMMDKAIFSDKKNPLPKYQKALILVGLKKYPEALDELERLREIAPRESSMYALMGKIYKQLNILDKAVFCFGTALDLKPPAADLAIIKAAMEKVHLPDDLIEDDL is encoded by the exons GTAAGAAGTTGCCGGAGTCTCGgtacttgtttgctatatcatgcTTTCGAATGAACCTCTTGCGGGAAGCTGAAGAAACTCTATGTCCAGTCAATGAACCAAACGTTGAG GTTCCAAGTGGTGCGACAGGACATTACCTTCTTGGATTAATTTACAG GTACACTGGCAGAGTGGCACCAGCAGCTGAGCAATTTACACAAGCTTTGACTCTAGACCCTCTTTTATGGGCAGCATACGAGGAATTGTGTATACTAG GTGTTGCTGAAGATGCAAATGAATGTTTCAGCGAAGCAACTGCTCTACGTCTCCAGCAGGAACACACATCGACATCAAATTTGGAGAAGTCAAACTTTGTCAATGAAAACCGGGTTCTATCTTCTAATGTATCAGCCAGCCTCGTGGATATCAGCCCAAAGCAAATAAAACAACTGCATGCTAACAACACAGCTGAAGTACCTGGTTATCCTCATTTAAGAGCAACTGCATTGCATGTGCAGAACAGTGTACCATCTAATGTAGGACAGTTTGATAGCCCATCACCAACTGTAACACAG CAGACTTCTGGTATTGTTCCACCACCACTGTTTAGGAATGTCCATGCCTATCAGAATACAATTATTGGTGATGCTCCAGCCAAACCAAAGATGAATGCAGTGAACCAACCACTGAGAAGAAAATACCTGGATGAAGCAAGACTGAAGAAG GTTACTGGAAGGCTCTTTAATCAGAGTAGTGAGTCAATACCTCGAAGAAGTGCAAGACTTTCTAGGGATACACCaataaattcaaattcaaatatatcTCAGTTTGGAGGGAATGGAACAGATCATTCGTCAGGTAAATTGCGAGTAAACTCGTCCACATCATCAAAATTGTGTTCAACAGAACGTTCCGTGCAAGTTAGGAAAGGAAAGCCACGGGCTACAGAAAATTTTGACGAAG GAAGCAGGTATGAAGCTGTTGACGAGATGTGGACAGATAATATAGCAGCAACCTCATCTTCTGTAAGTATAGCTGAAGGAAGATGCTTTGAGCAAGATAAACCTGAGCGAATCCTGTCAcaagactccaaattggtgactGGTATCAGAGAGCTATTGGGACTTCTGCGGACACTTGGGGAAGGCTATAGGCTATCATGCTTGTTTAAGTGCCAG GAAGCACTAGAGGTCTATAGAAAACTCCCAGAGCCACAATTTAATACTGGATGGGTTTTATGCCAG GTTGGGAAGGCATATTTTGAACTGGTGGATTATTTAGAAGCTAATCATTTCTTTGAGTTAGCGCATCGATTATCACCCTGCACATTGGAGGGAATGGACATCTACTCTACTGTTCTTTAT CATTTGAATGAGGAGATGCGGATAAGTTACCTTGCTCAAGAGCTTATTTCTGTTGATCGACTATCTCCTCAAGCATG GTGTGCAGTGGGAAATTGCTTTGCATTGCGTAAAGATCATGAGACTGCTCTGAAAAACTTCCAGCGTGCTGTACAGATTGACCCGAGAGTTGCATACGCTCACACTCTATGTGGTCACGA ATATTCTGCATTGGAGGATTACGAGAACAGTGTTAAATTCTACCGATGTGCACTTCAGGTGGATGAAAGGCACTACAATGCCTGGTATGGGCTTGGAGTGGTGTACCTTCGCCAGGAAAAGTTCGAGTTTGCAGAGCATCATTTCAGAAGGGCATTTCAGATAAATCCTCGGTCTTCTGTTCTTATGTGCTATCTTGGGATGGCCTTACATGCTCTAAAG AGGAATGAGGATGCACTGGAGATGATGGATAAAGCTATATTTTCTGATAAGAAGAATCCGCTTCCCAAGTATCAGAAAGCTTTAATTCTGGTAGGCCTTAAAAAATATCCGGAAGCTCTGGATGAGTTGGAGCGGCTAAGAGAGATTGCACCTCGTGAGAGTAGTATGTATGCACTTATGGGGAAGATATACAAGCAACTAAATATTCTCGACAAGGCTGTATTTTGTTTCGGCACTGCCCTAGATTTGAAACCTCCCGCTGCTGACCTTGCTATAATCAAG GCTGCAATGGAGAAAGTACACCTTCCAGATGATCTGATCGAGGATGACCTGTAA
- the LOC127312694 gene encoding cell division cycle protein 27 homolog B isoform X3 — METLMVDRVHASLRLFMNRNAVFLCERLCAQFPAETNVQLLATCYLHNNQPYAAYHILKGKKLPESRYLFAISCFRMNLLREAEETLCPVNEPNVEVPSGATGHYLLGLIYRYTGRVAPAAEQFTQALTLDPLLWAAYEELCILGVAEDANECFSEATALRLQQEHTSTSNLEKSNFVNENRVLSSNVSASLVDISPKQIKQLHANNTAEVPGYPHLRATALHVQNSVPSNVGQFDSPSPTVTQTSGIVPPPLFRNVHAYQNTIIGDAPAKPKMNAVNQPLRRKYLDEARLKKVTGRLFNQSSESIPRRSARLSRDTPINSNSNISQFGGNGTDHSSGKLRVNSSTSSKLCSTERSVQVRKGKPRATENFDEGSRYEAVDEMWTDNIAATSSSVSIAEGRCFEQDKPERILSQDSKLVTGIRELLGLLRTLGEGYRLSCLFKCQEALEVYRKLPEPQFNTGWVLCQVGKAYFELVDYLEANHFFELAHRLSPCTLEGMDIYSTVLYHLNEEMRISYLAQELISVDRLSPQAWCAVGNCFALRKDHETALKNFQRAVQIDPRVAYAHTLCGHEYSALEDYENSVKFYRCALQVDERHYNAWYGLGVVYLRQEKFEFAEHHFRRAFQINPRSSVLMCYLGMALHALKRNEDALEMMDKAIFSDKKNPLPKYQKALILVGLKKYPEALDELERLREIAPRESSMYALMGKIYKQLNILDKAVFCFGTALDLKPPAADLAIIKAAMEKVHLPDDLIEDDL, encoded by the exons GTAAGAAGTTGCCGGAGTCTCGgtacttgtttgctatatcatgcTTTCGAATGAACCTCTTGCGGGAAGCTGAAGAAACTCTATGTCCAGTCAATGAACCAAACGTTGAG GTTCCAAGTGGTGCGACAGGACATTACCTTCTTGGATTAATTTACAG GTACACTGGCAGAGTGGCACCAGCAGCTGAGCAATTTACACAAGCTTTGACTCTAGACCCTCTTTTATGGGCAGCATACGAGGAATTGTGTATACTAG GTGTTGCTGAAGATGCAAATGAATGTTTCAGCGAAGCAACTGCTCTACGTCTCCAGCAGGAACACACATCGACATCAAATTTGGAGAAGTCAAACTTTGTCAATGAAAACCGGGTTCTATCTTCTAATGTATCAGCCAGCCTCGTGGATATCAGCCCAAAGCAAATAAAACAACTGCATGCTAACAACACAGCTGAAGTACCTGGTTATCCTCATTTAAGAGCAACTGCATTGCATGTGCAGAACAGTGTACCATCTAATGTAGGACAGTTTGATAGCCCATCACCAACTGTAACACAG ACTTCTGGTATTGTTCCACCACCACTGTTTAGGAATGTCCATGCCTATCAGAATACAATTATTGGTGATGCTCCAGCCAAACCAAAGATGAATGCAGTGAACCAACCACTGAGAAGAAAATACCTGGATGAAGCAAGACTGAAGAAG GTTACTGGAAGGCTCTTTAATCAGAGTAGTGAGTCAATACCTCGAAGAAGTGCAAGACTTTCTAGGGATACACCaataaattcaaattcaaatatatcTCAGTTTGGAGGGAATGGAACAGATCATTCGTCAGGTAAATTGCGAGTAAACTCGTCCACATCATCAAAATTGTGTTCAACAGAACGTTCCGTGCAAGTTAGGAAAGGAAAGCCACGGGCTACAGAAAATTTTGACGAAG GAAGCAGGTATGAAGCTGTTGACGAGATGTGGACAGATAATATAGCAGCAACCTCATCTTCTGTAAGTATAGCTGAAGGAAGATGCTTTGAGCAAGATAAACCTGAGCGAATCCTGTCAcaagactccaaattggtgactGGTATCAGAGAGCTATTGGGACTTCTGCGGACACTTGGGGAAGGCTATAGGCTATCATGCTTGTTTAAGTGCCAG GAAGCACTAGAGGTCTATAGAAAACTCCCAGAGCCACAATTTAATACTGGATGGGTTTTATGCCAG GTTGGGAAGGCATATTTTGAACTGGTGGATTATTTAGAAGCTAATCATTTCTTTGAGTTAGCGCATCGATTATCACCCTGCACATTGGAGGGAATGGACATCTACTCTACTGTTCTTTAT CATTTGAATGAGGAGATGCGGATAAGTTACCTTGCTCAAGAGCTTATTTCTGTTGATCGACTATCTCCTCAAGCATG GTGTGCAGTGGGAAATTGCTTTGCATTGCGTAAAGATCATGAGACTGCTCTGAAAAACTTCCAGCGTGCTGTACAGATTGACCCGAGAGTTGCATACGCTCACACTCTATGTGGTCACGA ATATTCTGCATTGGAGGATTACGAGAACAGTGTTAAATTCTACCGATGTGCACTTCAGGTGGATGAAAGGCACTACAATGCCTGGTATGGGCTTGGAGTGGTGTACCTTCGCCAGGAAAAGTTCGAGTTTGCAGAGCATCATTTCAGAAGGGCATTTCAGATAAATCCTCGGTCTTCTGTTCTTATGTGCTATCTTGGGATGGCCTTACATGCTCTAAAG AGGAATGAGGATGCACTGGAGATGATGGATAAAGCTATATTTTCTGATAAGAAGAATCCGCTTCCCAAGTATCAGAAAGCTTTAATTCTGGTAGGCCTTAAAAAATATCCGGAAGCTCTGGATGAGTTGGAGCGGCTAAGAGAGATTGCACCTCGTGAGAGTAGTATGTATGCACTTATGGGGAAGATATACAAGCAACTAAATATTCTCGACAAGGCTGTATTTTGTTTCGGCACTGCCCTAGATTTGAAACCTCCCGCTGCTGACCTTGCTATAATCAAG GCTGCAATGGAGAAAGTACACCTTCCAGATGATCTGATCGAGGATGACCTGTAA